In Papaver somniferum cultivar HN1 chromosome 1, ASM357369v1, whole genome shotgun sequence, a genomic segment contains:
- the LOC113316622 gene encoding uncharacterized protein LOC113316622: MDWFSWLSKSNLESSLFYEYGLVFAQNELEEEDITYFNHEFLQSMGISIAKHRLEIIKLAKKGKRIGKNPNAISVVKIANMFKKAKKFVVKYIQTMGHGDQNPAAIVAVPPRPSSSYGSGWRRAMLLKRSRTTTNTNNNHSNRLMMLKQGRSPSLMLTHGIMSPNVATAAYPFSRSTGASPSTAAYRYPVSTGASPSVFYDVRSEDMHQEVNDGDDDDDAYWVSATSFQEIKWDSMFQGLKPT, encoded by the coding sequence ATGGACTGGTTTTCATGGTTATCAAAATCCAACTTGGAGTCATCACTCTTTTACGAATACGGATTAGTATTTGCGCAGAACGAGCTCGAAGAAGAAGACATAACTTACTTCAACCATGAATTTCTTCAAAGTATGGGGATTTCCATAGCGAAACACCGGCTGGAGATAATCAAACTCGCTAAGAAAGGAAAACGTATCGGGAAGAACCCAAATGCTATTTCAGTTGTGAAGATAGCCAATATGTTCAAGAAGGCGAAAAAGTTCGTGGTCAAGTATATTCAAACAATGGGTCATGGTGATCAGAATCCGGCAGCGATTGTGGCCGTGCCGCCTAGACCAAGTAGTAGTTATGGTTCAGGATGGAGAAGAGCTATGCTACTGAAGAGGAGCCGCACTACTACTAATACAAACAATAATCACAGTAACAGGTTGATGATGCTGAAACAAGGAAGGTCTCCATCTTTGATGCTCACACATGGGATTATGAGCCCAAATGTTGCAACAGCTGCATATCCGTTTTCTCGTAGTACCGGAGCAAGTCCTTCAACAGCTGCATATCGATATCCTGTCAGCACTGGAGCCAGTCCTTCTGTGTTTTATGATGTGCGCAGTGAAGATATGCATCAGGAAGTTAACGacggagatgatgatgatgatgcctaTTGGGTATCTGCCACTAGCTTTCAAGAGATCAAATGGGATTCAATGTTTCAGGGATTAAAACCCACATGA
- the LOC113316630 gene encoding protein FAR-RED IMPAIRED RESPONSE 1-like → MEVEFHGGEIVVATESSAGGDSIVCEGDANQEPCEGMVFDSPDAAKAFYDEYARRIGFVTRIVSSRRSERDGSIISRRLACNKEGFNLNSRKIGRVRIRNRESKREGCMAMLLVKREKVGKWIVSKFVKDHSHPLVVSTGVKERPTPDEKDKRIQELSSELNRANRRLAACREQLQTFMKLVEDHTQRLSGTVNEVVQNIREIESEDQKPQVGEVPPFPNQPCQS, encoded by the exons A TGGAAGTGGAGTTTCATGGTGGTGAGATAGTGGTTGCCACAGAGAGTTCTGCTGGAGGGGATTCTATTGTTTGTGAAGGTGATGCAAATCAAGAGCCTTGTGAGGGTATGGTGTTTGATTCGCCGGATGCGGCTAAAGCTTTTTATGATGAATATGCTAGACGGATAGGGTTTGTGACGCGCATTGTTTCATCTCGACGTTCTGAGCGTGATGGTTCGATTATATCTCGGCGGCTTGCTTGCAATAAGGAGGGATTTAATCTTAATAGTCGGAAAATTGGGAGAGTGAGGATAAGGAATAGGGAGAGCAAGAGGGAAGGTTGCATGGCGATGCTTCTGGTAAAGCGAGAAAAGGTGGGGAAATGGATTGTTAGTAAGTTCGTAAAAGACCACAGTCATCCACTGGTTGTTAGTACTGGTGTCAAGGAGCGCCCAACTCCG GACGAGAAAGACAAGAGAATTCAAGAGCTTTCTTCTGAATTAAATAGAGCAAACAGAAGGTTAGCAGCTTGTCGAGAGCAGCTACAAACATTCATGAAACTTGTAGAGGACCATACCCAGCGTCTATCAGGTACAGTCAATGAAGTTGTTCAAAACATCAGAGAAATCGAATCTGAAGACCAAAAACCACAAGTGGGAGAAGTTCCACCGTTTCCTAACCAGCCCTGTCAAAGTTAA